One stretch of Arachis hypogaea cultivar Tifrunner chromosome 20, arahy.Tifrunner.gnm2.J5K5, whole genome shotgun sequence DNA includes these proteins:
- the LOC112782646 gene encoding GDSL esterase/lipase At1g28590, which yields MASSSWVWFLVVLAVHVVAGATPLSSSNRCYRAIYSFGDSLADTGNSNYDTNHTLSSSQTLALHVPYGETFFHHPTGRWSDGRLIVDFIAEKMGVPLLKPYLGIKSGNIKDWKPTEGVNFAVAGATALDSSFYLEKGISNVVTNYSLRVQLHWFTEELLPSICHSPSECKEVLGSSLFLVGEIGGNDFNHPLFLRKNIEELRTYVPNVINEISLAIRKLIDLGAQTLLVPGNFPLGCNYIYLSMFKTEDSEAYDQIGCLKWLNKFAEYYNKQLYGEINRLQVLHPNVNIIYADYYHAALQIYQSPTHFGFKESLLSACCPPAGLPNKFKGPVDCGKPGVTAVCDDPSQFISWDGVHLTEAAYKLIAKGLLNGPYTNPSIGSSCDSEI from the exons ATGGCTTCTTCATCATGGGTTTGGTTTCTGGTGGTTCTTGCCGTACACGTGGTTGCCGGGGCAACACCATTATCTTCCTCAAATCGGTGCTACAGAGCAATATACAGCTTCGGAGATTCTCTTGCCGACACCGGAAACTCCAACTATGATACTAATCATACACTCTCTTCATCACAAACTTTGGCATTACACGTTCCTTATGGAGAAACCTTTTTCCATCACCCTACCGGAAGATGGTCTGATGGCCGCCTTATCGTCGATTTCATCG CTGAGAAGATGGGGGTCCCACTGCTGAAGCCGTATCTGGGAATAAAGAGCGGGAATATAAAAGATTGGAAGCCAACGGAGGGGGTGAATTTTGCGGTTGCAGGAGCCACTGCTTTAGATTCAAGCTTCTACTTAGAGAAGGGGATCTCTAATGTTGTTACAAACTACTCTTTGAGAGTGCAGTTACATTGGTTCACGGAGGAGTTGCTCCCTTCTATCTGTCATTCTCCTTCAG AGTGTAAAGAAGTACTTGGGAGCTCGTTATTTCTTGTGGGTGAGATTGGTGGCAATGACTTCAACCATCCTCTATTTTTACGCAAGAATATTGAAGAACTCAGGACATACGTACCCAATGTGATTAATGAAATCTCTTTGGCCATCAGg AAACTGATTGATTTGGGAGCTCAAACTCTCCTAGTTCCTGGAAACTTCCCTCTTGGATGCAATTATATCTATTTGTCGATGTTCAAGACTGAAGATAGTGAAGCATATGATCAAATTGGTTGTCTCAAATGGTTAAACAAGTTTGCGGAATACTATAACAAGCAACTTTATGGTGAAATAAATAGACTCCAAGTGCTTCATCCCAATGTCAATATCATCTATGCAGATTATTATCATGCTGCCTTGCAAATATATCAATCCCCCACACATTTTG GATTCAAAGAATCATTACTTAGTGCTTGTTGTCCACCTGCTGGGCTTCCAAACAAATTCAAGGGACCAGTTGATTGTGGCAAACCAGGAGTTACTGCTGTTTGTGATGATCCATCCCAATTTATTTCTTGGGATGGTGTACACCTCACTGAGGCAGCATATAAATTGATTGCAAAAGGTTTATTAAATGGACCATATACTAATCCTAGTATTGGTAGCTCATGTGATTCAGAAATATaa